A genome region from Mycolicibacterium litorale includes the following:
- a CDS encoding GGDEF domain-containing protein yields the protein MTSAVREWWRQPDHYYWLTAFLAARGAQQGICRVVAGSLVGFALVLLVSLGSPAGPSGMAGRIGTVVIAVALTAMAIGWWREGWPTQRQSAGFVIAAALCISASCLVQADPFNGMFGGATFAVLAGYIAFFHTPRMMAFNFLLALLTGAVLAVRVAVDGDPALAVSTLIFLTVINVATPSTCHALVHLLGIDVLNADIDPLTGLYNRDAFDRAAAAYISSRNRDDDRFFVLVVVDLDNFALLTQAKGRQAGERARVAAAQTLREVTRQNAVIAHLPDTEFLIADSFPTTDSSPLVERVRSAIRTTPPRTSASIGVVSTPMQALAERPPEQILAELLELARSAVVVARRAGGNQAHHINCPPLRALEDDEPPL from the coding sequence ATGACCAGCGCAGTGCGCGAATGGTGGCGCCAGCCCGACCACTACTACTGGCTCACCGCTTTCCTGGCGGCTCGAGGCGCGCAACAGGGTATCTGCCGGGTGGTTGCGGGTTCGCTCGTCGGCTTCGCGCTCGTCCTGCTGGTTTCGCTGGGCAGCCCGGCGGGACCGTCGGGGATGGCCGGACGAATCGGAACGGTCGTCATCGCGGTGGCGCTGACCGCCATGGCGATCGGCTGGTGGCGGGAAGGGTGGCCGACCCAGCGCCAGTCGGCGGGCTTCGTGATCGCCGCGGCGCTGTGCATCAGCGCGTCGTGTCTGGTCCAGGCCGATCCGTTCAACGGCATGTTCGGCGGGGCGACGTTCGCGGTGCTGGCCGGGTACATCGCGTTCTTCCACACCCCGCGAATGATGGCGTTCAACTTCCTGCTCGCGCTGCTCACCGGGGCCGTGCTGGCGGTGCGGGTCGCGGTGGACGGCGATCCGGCGCTGGCGGTCTCGACGCTGATCTTCCTCACGGTGATCAACGTGGCGACGCCGTCGACGTGCCACGCGCTGGTGCACCTGCTGGGCATCGACGTGCTCAACGCCGACATCGATCCGCTGACCGGTCTGTACAACCGCGACGCGTTCGACCGCGCGGCGGCGGCCTACATCAGCTCCCGCAACCGTGACGACGACCGGTTCTTCGTGCTCGTCGTCGTGGACCTCGACAACTTCGCGCTGCTGACGCAGGCCAAGGGCAGGCAGGCCGGGGAGCGGGCCCGCGTCGCCGCGGCGCAGACGCTGCGCGAGGTCACCCGCCAGAACGCGGTCATCGCCCACCTGCCGGACACCGAGTTCCTCATCGCCGACAGCTTTCCGACGACCGACAGTTCACCGCTGGTCGAACGGGTGCGCAGCGCGATCCGGACCACGCCGCCGCGGACGTCGGCGAGCATCGGCGTGGTCAGCACCCCGATGCAGGCCCTCGCCGAACGACCGCCGGAGCAGATCCTCGCCGAGCTGCTCGAGTTGGCGCGGTCGGCGGTCGTCGTCGCGCGGCGCGCCGGCGGCAATCAGGCGCACCACATCAACTGCCCGCCGCTGCGGGCACTCGAGGACGACGAACCCCCGCTGTAG
- a CDS encoding LpqN/LpqT family lipoprotein, whose translation MPLETGQVFAGYTIVRLVGTGGMGEVYLAQHPRLPRQDALKVLPASFSADDEYRHRFSREADLAAALWHPHIVGVHDRGEYDGRLWISMDFVDGHDAARLLVDRYPNGMPAADVIEIVTAVADALDYAHQRQLLHRDVKPANILITGPDRARRRILLADFGIARHAEDNTGLTSSNIAVGSMSYSAPEQLMGHAIDGRSDQYSLAATAYRLFTGSPPFPHSNPAVIISHHLNTPPPRLGDTRPELRAFDAAMTRALAKDPAARFPTCHEFAAALAEAANAPTHAPATPRSPVGPPPGVSYPGPPITAPPPQAQAGGQGPPPVLVSPWMPSGATHPGAPHGPAPGRPPRRRRRGLVVAGALLGVILLVAGVVTAVALGGSDDAGGPAPTTTTSTSARGPAGVSRPTATSARPDRSAYTIADYIRDNRIVEVPIRRETPDAPVVTVPIPPGWSDAGPRAPSWAYSAMVFDGLPDNVDPPTVISLMSKLSGNVDPARILQYAPNELSTLPAAHTGAPRPGRLAGFDSVQVDGSYERDGRRRSTWQKTVVIPVPDALFVLQINGDAPATGTQLITDAGVVIDQQTVIAP comes from the coding sequence ATGCCGTTGGAAACCGGTCAGGTCTTCGCGGGTTACACCATCGTGCGATTGGTGGGCACCGGCGGCATGGGCGAGGTGTATCTGGCGCAGCATCCGCGGCTGCCCCGACAGGATGCGCTCAAGGTGCTGCCCGCCTCGTTCTCCGCCGACGACGAGTACCGGCACCGCTTCAGCCGCGAAGCCGATCTGGCCGCCGCGCTGTGGCATCCGCACATCGTCGGGGTGCACGACCGCGGCGAGTACGACGGCCGGCTGTGGATCTCGATGGACTTCGTCGACGGCCACGACGCCGCCCGGCTGCTCGTCGACCGGTATCCGAACGGGATGCCCGCCGCCGACGTCATCGAGATCGTCACCGCCGTCGCCGACGCCCTGGACTACGCCCATCAGCGCCAACTGCTGCACCGCGACGTCAAACCGGCCAACATCCTCATCACCGGTCCGGACCGGGCCCGGCGGCGAATTCTGCTGGCCGACTTCGGTATCGCCCGTCACGCCGAGGACAACACCGGTCTGACGTCGTCGAACATCGCGGTCGGTTCGATGAGCTACAGCGCGCCCGAACAGCTGATGGGCCACGCGATCGACGGCCGGTCCGACCAGTATTCGCTCGCCGCGACGGCCTACCGGTTGTTCACGGGCAGTCCGCCGTTCCCGCACAGCAACCCCGCGGTGATCATCAGCCACCACCTCAACACCCCGCCCCCTCGGCTCGGGGACACGCGCCCGGAGTTGCGGGCGTTCGACGCCGCGATGACGCGCGCCCTGGCCAAGGACCCCGCCGCGCGGTTCCCCACCTGCCACGAGTTCGCCGCCGCGCTGGCCGAGGCGGCCAACGCCCCGACCCATGCCCCGGCCACCCCGCGGTCGCCGGTCGGCCCACCGCCGGGGGTGTCGTATCCGGGTCCGCCGATCACCGCACCGCCGCCGCAGGCGCAGGCGGGCGGCCAGGGCCCGCCGCCGGTGCTGGTCTCACCGTGGATGCCGAGCGGCGCCACGCATCCGGGCGCGCCGCACGGCCCGGCGCCCGGCCGGCCGCCGCGGCGCCGCCGCAGAGGGCTCGTCGTCGCCGGCGCCCTCCTCGGCGTGATCCTGCTCGTCGCGGGCGTCGTCACCGCCGTCGCGTTGGGCGGCTCCGACGACGCCGGCGGACCCGCCCCGACGACGACCACCTCGACGTCGGCGCGGGGTCCGGCCGGTGTCAGCAGACCGACGGCGACGTCGGCCCGTCCCGACCGCTCGGCCTACACGATCGCCGACTACATCCGCGACAACCGCATCGTCGAGGTGCCCATCCGCCGCGAGACGCCCGACGCGCCGGTCGTCACGGTGCCGATCCCGCCCGGCTGGTCCGACGCCGGCCCACGCGCCCCGTCGTGGGCGTACTCGGCGATGGTGTTCGACGGCCTGCCCGACAACGTCGATCCGCCGACGGTGATCTCGCTGATGTCGAAGCTGTCCGGCAACGTCGACCCGGCGCGCATCCTCCAGTACGCGCCGAACGAACTGTCGACGCTGCCCGCCGCCCATACCGGCGCACCCCGCCCCGGCCGCCTCGCCGGGTTCGACTCGGTGCAGGTCGACGGCTCCTACGAGCGCGACGGGAGACGCCGCTCGACCTGGCAGAAGACCGTCGTCATCCCGGTCCCGGACGCGCTGTTCGTGCTGCAGATCAACGGCGACGCGCCCGCGACGGGCACGCAACTGATCACCGACGCGGGCGTCGTGATCGACCAGCAGACCGTGATCGCACCCTGA
- a CDS encoding sigma 54-interacting transcriptional regulator, whose product MTQPHDLPRTVGELRASGHRERGVKQEIQENLLAGLAEGRDLWPGILGFEDTVIPQLERALIAGHDIVLLGERGQGKTRLLRALTGLLDEWTPVIEGSELGEHPYTPITPESIRRAADSGDDLKVAWRHRSERYTEKLATPDTSVADLVGDIDPIKVAEGRSLGDPETIAYGLIPRAHRGIVAVNELPDLAERIQVSMLNVMEERDIQVRGYTLRLPLDVLVVASANPEDYTNRGRIITPLKDRFGAEIRTHYPLELDAEVGVITQEAQLAAAVPDHLLQILARFARNLRESHSIDQRSGVSARFAIAAAETVAAAARHRSTILGEQEPVARVVDLGTVVDVLRGKLEFESGEEGREQAVLEHLLRRATADTAQRLLGGLDVGPLVSAVEEGSAVTTGERVSAKDVLAALPDLPVIDAIATRLGAQTDGERAAAVELALEALYLAKRIDKVSGEGETVYG is encoded by the coding sequence GTGACCCAACCTCATGATCTGCCGCGGACCGTCGGCGAGCTGCGCGCCTCCGGCCACCGCGAGCGGGGCGTCAAACAGGAAATCCAGGAGAACCTGCTGGCCGGGCTCGCCGAAGGGCGCGACCTGTGGCCCGGCATCCTGGGTTTCGAGGACACGGTGATCCCGCAACTCGAACGGGCGCTGATCGCCGGCCACGACATCGTGCTCCTCGGTGAGCGCGGCCAGGGCAAGACCCGGCTGCTGCGCGCGCTGACCGGACTGCTCGACGAGTGGACGCCCGTCATCGAGGGTTCCGAGCTGGGCGAGCATCCGTACACCCCGATCACCCCGGAGTCGATCCGCCGGGCCGCCGATTCCGGTGACGACCTGAAGGTGGCGTGGCGCCACCGCAGCGAGCGCTACACCGAGAAACTCGCCACCCCGGACACCAGCGTGGCCGACCTCGTCGGCGACATCGACCCCATCAAGGTGGCCGAGGGCCGCAGCCTCGGCGATCCGGAGACCATCGCCTACGGCCTGATCCCGCGCGCCCACCGCGGCATCGTCGCGGTCAACGAACTGCCCGACCTCGCCGAGCGCATCCAGGTGTCGATGCTCAACGTGATGGAGGAGCGCGACATCCAGGTGCGCGGCTACACGCTGCGGCTGCCGCTCGACGTCCTCGTCGTCGCGAGCGCGAACCCGGAGGACTACACCAACCGCGGCCGCATCATCACCCCGCTCAAGGACCGCTTCGGCGCCGAGATCCGCACCCACTACCCGCTGGAACTCGACGCCGAGGTCGGCGTCATCACCCAGGAGGCGCAGCTGGCGGCGGCGGTGCCCGACCACCTGCTGCAGATCCTCGCCCGCTTCGCCCGCAACCTGCGCGAATCGCATTCGATCGACCAGCGCTCGGGTGTCTCCGCACGGTTCGCGATCGCGGCGGCCGAGACCGTCGCCGCGGCCGCCCGCCACCGGTCGACGATCCTCGGCGAACAGGAGCCGGTGGCCCGCGTCGTCGACCTCGGCACCGTCGTCGACGTCCTACGCGGCAAGCTCGAATTCGAATCCGGTGAGGAAGGCCGCGAACAGGCGGTGCTCGAGCACCTGCTGCGCCGCGCCACCGCGGACACCGCGCAGCGGCTGCTCGGTGGCCTCGACGTCGGTCCGCTGGTCTCCGCGGTCGAGGAGGGCTCCGCGGTGACGACCGGCGAGCGGGTCTCGGCCAAGGACGTGCTGGCCGCGCTGCCGGACCTGCCGGTGATCGATGCGATCGCCACCCGGCTGGGCGCACAGACCGACGGTGAACGGGCAGCCGCCGTCGAGCTGGCGCTGGAGGCGCTGTACCTGGCCAAGCGGATCGACAAGGTCTCCGGCGAAGGCGAAACCGTCTATGGCTAG
- a CDS encoding vWA domain-containing protein, with protein sequence MSPRAAGHGRSSKYSRYTGGPDPLAPPVDLREALEQIGEDVMEGSSPRRALSELLRRGTKNMRGADRLAAEANRRRRELLQRSNLDGTLQEIKKLLDEAVLAERKELARALDDDARFSEMQIESLSPSPAKAVQELSDYQWRSPEAREKYDQIKDLLGREMLDQRFAGMKEALENATDEDRQRVNDMLDDLNDLLDKNARGEDTQQDFQDFMAKHGEFFPENPRNVDELLDSLAQRAAAAQRFRNSLSADQRAELDALAQQAFGSPSLMNALNRLDSHLQAARPGEDWTGSSEFSGDNPLGMGEGAQALADIGELEQLAEQLSQSYAGASMDDVDLDALARQLGDQAAVDARTLAELERALMNQGFLDRGSDGKWRLSPKAMRQLGQAALRDVAQQLSGRHGERDTRRAGAAGELTGATRPWQFGDTEPWNVTRTLTNAVLRQSGTGEREIPLRITVDDVEISETETRTQAAVALLVDTSFSMVMENRWLPMKRTALALSHLVSTRFRSDALQIVAFGRYARTVTAAELTGLEGVYEQGTNLHHALALATRHLRRHPNAQPVILVVTDGEPTAHLEDFGGRDGAQVFFDYPPHPRTIAHTVRGFDEVARLGAQVTIFRLGSDPGLARFIDQVARRVQGRVVVPDLDGLGAAVVGDYLTSRRRR encoded by the coding sequence ATGTCACCTAGAGCGGCCGGGCACGGCCGGTCGTCGAAGTACTCCCGCTACACCGGCGGGCCGGATCCGCTGGCCCCGCCGGTCGATCTGCGTGAGGCGCTCGAGCAGATCGGCGAGGACGTGATGGAGGGCAGCTCGCCCCGACGCGCTTTGTCGGAGCTGCTGCGACGCGGCACCAAGAACATGCGTGGCGCCGACCGGCTCGCCGCCGAGGCCAACCGCCGCCGCCGGGAACTGTTGCAGCGCAGCAACCTCGACGGCACCCTGCAGGAGATCAAGAAGCTGCTCGACGAGGCCGTGCTCGCCGAACGCAAGGAACTCGCCCGCGCGCTCGACGACGACGCCCGCTTCTCCGAGATGCAGATCGAGTCGCTGTCACCGTCCCCGGCCAAGGCCGTGCAGGAACTGTCGGACTACCAGTGGCGCAGCCCCGAAGCGCGCGAGAAGTACGACCAGATCAAGGATCTGCTCGGCCGCGAGATGCTCGACCAGCGCTTCGCCGGCATGAAGGAGGCGCTGGAGAACGCCACCGACGAGGACCGTCAGCGCGTCAACGACATGCTCGACGACCTCAACGACCTGCTGGACAAGAACGCCAGGGGCGAGGACACCCAGCAGGATTTCCAAGACTTCATGGCCAAGCACGGCGAGTTCTTCCCCGAGAACCCGCGCAACGTCGACGAACTCCTCGACTCGCTGGCCCAGCGCGCCGCGGCGGCGCAGCGGTTCCGCAACAGCCTGAGCGCCGATCAGCGCGCTGAATTGGACGCGCTGGCGCAGCAGGCGTTCGGTTCGCCGTCGCTGATGAACGCCCTCAACCGCCTCGACTCGCACCTGCAGGCCGCGCGCCCCGGCGAGGACTGGACGGGATCGTCGGAGTTCTCCGGCGACAACCCGCTGGGCATGGGGGAGGGGGCGCAGGCGCTGGCCGACATCGGTGAGCTCGAACAGCTCGCCGAGCAGCTGTCGCAGAGTTACGCGGGCGCATCGATGGACGACGTCGACCTCGACGCGCTGGCCCGCCAACTGGGCGACCAGGCCGCCGTCGACGCCAGGACGCTGGCCGAGCTGGAACGCGCGCTGATGAACCAGGGTTTCCTGGACCGCGGGTCCGACGGGAAGTGGCGGCTGTCGCCGAAGGCGATGCGCCAGCTCGGACAGGCCGCGTTGCGCGATGTGGCGCAACAACTCTCGGGCCGACACGGGGAACGCGACACCCGGCGCGCAGGCGCGGCCGGGGAGCTGACCGGCGCCACCCGGCCGTGGCAGTTCGGAGACACCGAACCGTGGAACGTCACGCGCACGCTGACCAACGCCGTCCTGCGCCAGTCCGGTACCGGTGAGCGTGAGATCCCGCTGAGAATCACCGTCGACGACGTCGAGATCTCCGAGACCGAGACCAGGACGCAGGCCGCCGTCGCGCTGCTGGTGGACACCTCGTTCTCGATGGTGATGGAGAACCGGTGGCTGCCGATGAAGCGGACCGCGCTGGCGCTCAGCCATCTGGTGAGCACCCGGTTCCGGTCCGACGCGCTGCAGATCGTCGCCTTCGGCCGCTACGCCAGGACGGTGACCGCCGCCGAACTGACCGGGCTGGAGGGTGTCTACGAACAGGGCACCAACCTGCACCACGCGCTGGCCCTGGCCACCCGGCATCTGCGCAGGCACCCGAACGCCCAGCCGGTCATCCTCGTCGTCACCGACGGTGAGCCGACCGCCCACCTCGAGGACTTCGGCGGGCGCGACGGGGCACAGGTGTTCTTCGATTACCCGCCGCACCCGAGGACCATCGCCCACACCGTCCGTGGCTTCGACGAGGTGGCCCGGCTGGGAGCCCAGGTCACGATCTTCCGCCTGGGCAGCGACCCCGGCCTGGCCCGCTTCATCGACCAGGTCGCCCGCCGCGTGCAGGGCCGGGTGGTGGTTCCCGACCTCGACGGGCTCGGCGCCGCGGTCGTCGGCGACTATCTGACGTCGCGCCGCAGACGCTGA
- a CDS encoding PE-PPE domain-containing protein encodes MANHRAEPCRRTADRAAAGRLRRAVLPAAFSSAIVASVVAAGGVAVVHPETVASTMYDLSALITEGSSTNPTGAGIEDFYNGAFADGRDLVTVNFFTGPFGVYGALAAHPDENNVVMSSGWGAANVSLLLTYLHATGGDDPVATDAVYVLDNSVARPNGGFGTRYPVFAVIGVNPLPTPTSPGAHVVDVGYEYDINGNTPAYVLNPFAMANSLATYFDNRLNQNDVNLPVDADGELELTDTECNSVCQDSIDSGEDTTVVLDSGETVVIKQVGQTTYISYRRDGLPLLQPLRTYGGAIGNRFADAVEDPLTDIVNYGYPNNDPLADPDVYRPAGLLPTPRETATFLRNLADPDNNSRPKVTTAVEETDEPAAAVEKDEEITTSPGARHTGPVSTIIRNTIKRLTPAPPKKTAGTRDDASPAEDTAEASEPAAAGADADSD; translated from the coding sequence ATGGCGAACCACCGCGCCGAACCGTGTCGCCGCACCGCTGACCGCGCGGCGGCGGGCCGACTTCGCCGGGCCGTGCTGCCCGCCGCGTTCAGCAGCGCCATCGTCGCGAGCGTGGTCGCCGCGGGCGGTGTCGCGGTCGTCCACCCGGAGACGGTCGCCTCGACGATGTACGACCTGTCGGCGCTGATCACCGAGGGCAGCTCGACCAACCCGACCGGTGCCGGCATCGAAGACTTCTACAACGGCGCCTTCGCCGACGGACGTGACCTGGTGACGGTCAACTTCTTCACCGGACCGTTCGGGGTTTACGGCGCCCTCGCCGCGCATCCCGACGAGAACAACGTCGTGATGTCCTCGGGGTGGGGTGCCGCGAACGTCAGCCTGCTGCTCACCTATCTCCACGCGACCGGCGGTGACGACCCGGTCGCCACCGACGCCGTCTACGTCCTCGACAACAGCGTCGCCCGCCCGAACGGCGGCTTCGGCACGCGCTACCCGGTGTTCGCGGTCATCGGGGTGAACCCGTTGCCGACCCCGACGTCCCCGGGTGCCCACGTCGTCGACGTCGGCTACGAGTACGACATCAACGGCAACACCCCCGCCTACGTGCTCAACCCGTTCGCAATGGCCAATTCGCTGGCGACCTACTTCGACAACCGCCTCAACCAGAACGACGTGAACCTGCCAGTCGACGCCGACGGGGAACTCGAGCTCACCGACACCGAGTGCAACAGCGTCTGCCAGGACTCGATCGACAGCGGTGAGGACACGACGGTCGTGCTCGACTCGGGCGAGACGGTCGTCATCAAACAGGTCGGCCAGACCACCTACATCAGCTACCGCCGTGACGGTCTGCCGTTGCTGCAACCGCTGCGCACCTACGGCGGTGCGATCGGCAACCGGTTCGCGGACGCGGTCGAGGACCCGCTCACCGACATCGTCAACTACGGCTATCCGAACAACGATCCGCTGGCCGATCCGGACGTCTACCGGCCCGCCGGCCTGCTGCCCACGCCGCGGGAGACCGCGACGTTCCTGCGCAACCTCGCCGACCCCGACAACAACAGCAGGCCGAAGGTCACGACGGCAGTCGAGGAGACCGACGAGCCGGCCGCCGCTGTCGAGAAGGACGAGGAAATCACGACCTCGCCCGGTGCGCGGCACACCGGACCGGTCAGCACGATCATCCGCAACACCATCAAGCGACTGACTCCCGCGCCGCCGAAGAAGACCGCAGGCACGCGTGACGACGCGAGCCCGGCCGAGGACACCGCCGAGGCGTCCGAACCCGCGGCCGCAGGCGCGGACGCGGACTCGGATTAG
- a CDS encoding PE-PPE domain-containing protein, with translation MTGATTAAAPSVDLVALITPANSTSQIFAGTTYYGTDYANPPRYGEQQVVPFFLGPQGVADAISAADDDEGGTVVLSSGWGAGQTGTALGLLSPEDRDNIDLVILDNNTNRAGGGFWTTYSPFAPLLLTSAEPTRSDLGVPVLDVAYEYNINSSAPVDPLNPFALGNSLVAYLYGYGAQQTAEVPPEIIAEAKDPGGDHYHYVIAADGTYTRTLLDDSTTTYVTFEADGLPLVRPLRLLPGGDIVADALEPTLTELVNAGYNDGLGVPGDEAIPKDPTVPRPMQPGSSLTGLGGVPDSVATGFDDGVQTARQDLAEPTNLATKPAAEVGKLPVLSSLPDLSPTKEQTSDAADNGLETLIPDLKRNSTGAASTSDSSTRTNPGQRFADRINDAVKKVIGGPSGGADNDSDNDSPESGTPTD, from the coding sequence ATGACAGGTGCGACGACGGCGGCCGCGCCATCGGTCGATCTGGTAGCCCTGATCACGCCGGCCAACTCGACGTCGCAGATCTTCGCCGGCACAACGTACTACGGCACCGATTACGCCAACCCGCCTCGCTACGGCGAGCAGCAGGTCGTCCCGTTCTTCCTCGGGCCGCAGGGCGTCGCGGACGCGATCAGCGCCGCCGATGACGATGAGGGCGGCACCGTCGTGCTGTCGTCCGGATGGGGCGCCGGCCAGACCGGTACCGCGCTGGGACTGCTGTCGCCCGAGGATCGGGACAACATCGATCTGGTCATCCTCGACAACAACACGAACCGGGCCGGCGGTGGATTCTGGACCACCTATTCGCCGTTCGCGCCGCTGCTGCTGACGTCGGCGGAGCCCACGCGGAGCGATCTCGGTGTGCCCGTGCTGGATGTGGCCTACGAGTACAACATCAACTCGAGCGCCCCTGTCGATCCGCTCAACCCGTTCGCGCTCGGGAACAGTCTGGTCGCTTATCTGTACGGCTACGGCGCGCAACAGACCGCCGAGGTGCCGCCGGAGATCATCGCTGAGGCCAAGGATCCCGGCGGAGATCACTATCACTACGTGATCGCAGCGGACGGCACGTACACAAGGACTCTGCTCGACGACAGCACCACCACGTACGTGACGTTCGAAGCCGACGGGTTGCCTCTGGTGCGCCCGTTGCGGTTGCTGCCCGGCGGGGACATCGTGGCCGACGCGCTGGAGCCGACCCTGACCGAACTCGTCAACGCCGGCTACAACGACGGCCTGGGCGTACCGGGTGACGAGGCGATCCCGAAGGATCCCACGGTGCCGCGGCCGATGCAGCCGGGCTCCTCGCTGACGGGCCTGGGCGGTGTCCCCGACTCGGTGGCGACGGGATTCGACGACGGTGTCCAGACCGCGCGGCAGGATCTCGCCGAGCCCACGAACCTCGCGACCAAACCGGCCGCCGAAGTGGGCAAGCTGCCCGTACTGTCGTCGCTCCCCGACCTGTCGCCAACGAAGGAACAGACATCCGACGCGGCCGACAACGGCCTCGAGACGCTCATCCCGGATCTGAAGCGGAACTCCACCGGCGCCGCCTCGACCTCCGACTCGTCCACCAGGACGAACCCCGGACAGCGGTTCGCCGACCGGATCAACGATGCCGTCAAGAAGGTGATCGGTGGGCCGTCGGGAGGTGCCGACAACGACAGCGACAACGACTCGCCTGAGTCCGGGACCCCGACCGATTAA
- a CDS encoding DUF1707 SHOCT-like domain-containing protein, with amino-acid sequence MSTPATPRNGSKRAADTDRIQVAQLLTDAAAQGRLPMTEYENRLTKAYAAQTYDELAALSSDLPGAMTTPRGSGPCRPAPSTLLLAIMSGFERRGRWNVPRRLTTVAFFGGGVVDLRYADFTAPEVEIRSYSVCGGQTILVPPEVNVDLRGVAVMGAFDHSVPGEGTPGAPCVRIRGFALWGSVAVKRKKRKQAAAG; translated from the coding sequence ATGAGCACACCTGCGACGCCGCGGAACGGTTCGAAGCGCGCTGCCGACACCGATCGGATCCAGGTTGCCCAGTTGCTCACCGACGCCGCGGCCCAGGGCCGGCTCCCCATGACGGAGTACGAGAACCGCCTGACGAAGGCGTACGCCGCTCAGACCTACGACGAACTCGCCGCGCTGAGCTCCGATCTGCCGGGCGCGATGACCACTCCTCGCGGCAGCGGCCCGTGCCGGCCGGCCCCGTCGACCCTGCTGTTGGCGATCATGAGCGGCTTCGAACGACGCGGCCGGTGGAACGTGCCGCGGCGCCTCACCACGGTGGCGTTCTTCGGCGGCGGAGTGGTGGACCTGCGGTACGCGGACTTCACCGCACCCGAGGTCGAGATCCGGTCGTACTCGGTGTGCGGCGGTCAGACGATCCTGGTGCCGCCGGAGGTCAACGTCGATCTGCGCGGCGTCGCGGTGATGGGGGCGTTCGACCACAGCGTGCCCGGGGAGGGCACGCCGGGAGCGCCGTGCGTGCGGATCCGCGGGTTCGCCCTGTGGGGCAGCGTCGCGGTCAAGCGCAAGAAGCGCAAGCAGGCCGCCGCTGGTTAA